The Bartonella sp. HY328 genome contains the following window.
TATTTGCTAAGGGTGCCTTTTGTGCATGAGCCATGGCTATGGTGTCAGTCTTTCTTAAATCCTGACAAAAGCTGCGATTATACTCCTCTACTTTTAACCACAAATAACCATCACTATCCCCTTCAATTGCTGAAATAGCCTCAGGTGGATTTTGTCCAGTTAAACTGCCAGCACTCTCACCTTTGTCGGGTGCAAAAGCTGCAATATAAACAAGCCCAACAACTTTTTCATTATTGCCTGCTTCGGTGATAACTGCTCCGCCATAGGAGTGACCAACCAACAAAACGGGCCCCTCAACTTGATTGATCATTTTATTGGTGCGTTCAATATCATCAGCTAACGAGGTTAAGGGTATTTCAATTGCTTTTACTTCAAAATCTTTATCAACAAGCAAAGGGATTACATGCTGCCAATGAAGAGAGTTTCCCCAAAAACCATGTACAAGGATAATTGTTGGCTTTGCCATAAACTTAAACTTTCATTTTATTCTATATGTATTACCAAAATGATTTATCCCTCGCCAGCCAGTAGCGCTACATAAATAATCTGATAATAGATAACATAAATGTTAGTATATTTTATATATTTTGCGCTAAATATCTTAATCGCGAATGAGCATTAACGGTAACTCAATATAATAATTAAGCGTTTCAAAACTGATCAAAGCGAAGGCATAGACATTTTTTGAAGCAATAAGACCCAAGCCTATCAAATAATTAAAGCTCTCAAAAAAGCGTTTTCAGTGCAAGATTGAAAACGCTTTTATTAAATTTTATAGTTATCCTAAGCGGGCAAGAGCTTTTTCAAGCTTCTCGCGTTCTTGCGAGCATTCTTCCAAACGAGCACGTTCAGCTTCCACCACATCAGGACGCGCATTGACAACAAATTTTTCATTATTGAGTTTTGAAGATAGTTTGCCAATCTCAATATCAATTTTGCCAATGCTTTTATTAAGGCGTGCGCGCTCTGCGTCAAAATCAATCAAGCTACCAAGCGGAAGCGAGAAAGTAACACCACTAATGACGGTTTGCGCTGCTTGCTCTGGTGCAACATTGGCAAGGGTAATGCTTTCCAAACGGGCAAGACGCTTTAATGCAACCTCATGACGCTCTAGGCGATCTTTAGTTAGCTGATCAGATTCAAGCACCACCAAGGGTGCCATAGCGCCGGCTGAAACATTCATTTCTACCCGAAGCGAGCGAATACCTGATACAACGTCGATCAACCAATTAATATCATCAGCAGCTTGCTTGTCCTGATAATTAATATTTGGCCACTTTGTCACAACCAACATTGCATCACGACTTTGATTTTCACCTGCGGTATGAGCCCATAATTCTTCCGTGATAAATGGCATAAATGGGTGCAACAACTTATAAATTTCATCCAAGCACCAAGCAACGCAAGCTCGTGTTTCTTGCTTTTGCACTTCATCATCGCCGAGAAATACTGGCTTAATAAGTTCCAAATACCAGTCACAGAAGAAATTCCATACAAAACGATATAAGCTTGCTGCCGCATCATTGAAGCGATAGCTTTCGATACCGCTCGTCACTTCGCCAACAGTGCGGCTCAACTCTGTCAATATCCAGCGATTAAGCGGTAGGCTAACATTTTCTGGCTTGAAATTTTGGTCATGAGCTGCACCATTCATTTCAGCAAAACGAGTTGCATTCCACAATTTGGTAGCAAAATTGCGATAACCGGCGATACGGGTCGGGTCAAGCTTAACATCGCGCCCCTGTGCTGCCATAATAGCCAAGGTAAAGCGTAAAGCATCTGCACCATATTCATCCATCAGTTCCAAAGGATCAATGACATTGCCTTTGGATTTAGACATTTTGGCACCATCTTTATCACGCACCAAAGCATGCATATAAATGGTATCAAAAGGTACATCTTCCATGAAATGAATACCCATCATCATCATGCGAGCAACCCAGAAGAACAAAATGTCAAACCCTGTAACCACAACGCTGGTTGGATAATAGGTTGCAAGTTCAGCTGTCTTTTCCGGCCAACCCATGGTTGAAAACGGCCAAAGTGCAGAAGAAAACCATGTATCAAGCACATCTTCATCGCGCTTTAATTCGACCACTTCACCATAATGCTTGAGGGCCGCTTCACGGGCTTCTTCTTCACTTTTTTCAACAAAAATAGTACCATCTGGTCCATACCATGCAGGAATTTGATGCCCCCACCATAACTGACGAGAAATACACCAAGGTTCGATGTTCTCCATCCAATGATAATAGGTCTTGTCCCAATTGGCAGGAACAATAGTTGTGCGCCCCTTGCGAACGGCTTCAATTGCAGGCTTTGCAAGTTCTCCTGCATTTACATACCATTGGTCGGTTAATAGCGGTTCAATCGGCACGCCGCCACGGTCCCCATGGGGAACCTTGTGAAGATGGGCTTCAATCTTAGCAAGATATCCGGCTTCTTCCATCATTTCAACAATGAGCTTACGCGCTGCAAAACGATCCATGCCGTCAAGCTGGTCTAAAAGCCGATTAAGCGTATCATCTTGCTGCAAGCCTTCCATAAAATCATCATTACCACGTAACGTGATTTTAGCGTCTGGCGTCATGATGTTAATAGCACGTAAATTATTACGCTTACCAACTTCAAAGTCGTTAAAATCATGGGCAGGGGTAATTTTTACCGCGCCTGACCCTGCTTCAGGATCCGCATAATCATCTCCAACGATTTCGATTTTACGACCAACAAAAGGCAAAATCGCATATGTACCAATTAAAGCCTTATAACGCGGATCTTCAGGATTAACTGCAATACCACTATCGCCAAGCATGGATTCTGGACGCGTCGTTGCAACCACAATAAAGCTTGTTTCATCTTCTAAATTAAAGACCTTGCCTTCAAGTGGATAACGAAAATGCCATAAATTGCCATTAACCTCGCGTTGCTCCACCTCAAGATCTGAAATAGCGGTATTAAGCTTTGGATCCCAATTTACAAGGCGTTTATCCTTGTAAATAAGACCCTGGCGATGAAGAGTTACGAACACTTCTAAGACGGCTTTTGAAAGCCCTTCATCCATTGTAAAGCGTTCACGCGACCAATCACAAGACGCACCAAGACGGCGCAATTGATTGGCAATCATGCCCCCAGACTCGTGTCGCCATTGCCAAATGCGCTCAACAAATTTTGTCCGCCCTAACTCTCTACGGCCTGGTTCCTTACGCTCAGCCAATTGGCGCTCCACCACCATCTGGGTTGCAATGCCAGCATGATCCATACCTGGTTGCCAAAGCACATTTTTGCCGCGCATTCTTTCAAAACGAACCAAGATATCTTGAATAGTATTATTGAGCGCATGGCCCATATGCAGCGAGCCCGTGACGTTTGGCGGTGGAATGACTACAGCAAAAGCTTCAGCACCCGGTTTTGAACCTGCGCCTGCTTTAAATGTACCCTTGTCTTCCCACTCTTTGGCAATACGTGGCTCGATGGCTTTTGAATCATAATTTTTTTCAAGCATTTTTTATCCGATTCGATTCTTGTCGTTGAGCAGTGGCAAATTAGCCTGCAATTTGCTCATTGTATTTTCAATTAATTTAGAAGCGCATATCTTATGACTGCGCGATATCTTTGTCAAAATTACGCAGTTTTTCTTTTTGTTCTTGGCGGTGATAAGTGAAAACACTGATCGGCAAAAAGATAAGATATAAAAAGGCCGATATGGTAAGTGTAAGCCATGTATAGCTTACCAATAAAACAACATAGGCAACGATAACCAGCATAAGCGGCACAACAATATCACGGCGCACACCTTTGCCGATAGATTTGCCATTATAAACCGGTAATTTTGATACCATTAAAAAAGCAATAGCTAAGGTATAAATGCTAAAAATAATCCCTGTGACATGATTAACTGGCAAATCAAAAGCCCCAAGATAAATGGGCAAAACCAACAAGCAGCCACCTGCAGGGGCTGGAATGCCTACAAAATAGTGCTTTTGCCAATCTGGCGTATCGTGACGCTCCAATGCGACATTGAAGCGGGCAAGGCGTAAACAACAAGCAACACAATAAACAACCGCAGCCATCCAGCCAAAATTACGCGCTTGATCTAGGATATAGATATAGCAGATAATTGCTGGCGCAACGCCAAAATTTATCGCATCAGCCAACGAATCCATCTGTTCACCAAAAGGCGAAGAGCCGTTCATCAAGCGCGCTATACGACCATCAATGCCATCAAGAACCGCAGCAATAAGCATCATAAAAATTGCACTTTCAAAACGGTGCTCAATCGCCATACGAATGCTGCTTAAACCCGCAACAATGGCTAAAACGGTAATGACATTTGGAACAAGATAGCGCATAGCAATCGGCGCTCGGCGCTTATGCTGCTCGCTATCACTATTATTATCTGGTTCAAAAGGTGGAAATGGCGATGCGCTTTTCATGTCGTCAATCCATTCTAAAATCTGTTAGGCTTTCGCCTTCATCAAACATTGCCAAAACAGTTTCACCAGCCACTGCAGTTTGACCAACCCCAACGCGAATATTAGCACTTTTAGGCAAATAAACATCAAGACGTGATCCAAAACGAATAAGGCCAAAACGCTTACCCGCTTCAACCTCTGCGCCATCATGAACCCACCACACAATACGCCGTGCTACCAGACCTGCCACTTGCACAACGCCGATATCGCCATGTTTGGTTTCAAGCACAACACAATTGCGTTCATTGGTTTCGCTCGCCTTATCAAGTTCGGCATTAGCAAATTTGCCGGGATGGTAAACCATGGATTTAATTTTGCCATCAATTGGAATACGGTTTACGTGGCAGGAAAACACATTCATAAACACCGAAATACGAATAACTGGCTCATCACCAAGATTAAGCTCTTTAGGCGCTATCATTTCTCCAACAAAAGAAATTTTGCCATCTGCTGGGCTAATAACTAATCCCTCGGCAACTGGCGTAAAACGCTCTGGATCGCGAAAGAAATAAATACACCAAATTGTCAGTACCAAACCTGCCCAAAAAAGTGGAGCCCATGCCCAGCCAAGGAGCAGTGAAACCACAAAAAACACCGCAATAAATGGATAGCCTTCTTTATGAATAGGCACGAAATTATTGCCTATGGAGCGCATGATACTCATTGATAATCCTGTCTTCTCTAAAATCCGGCAAATTAAACAGCTTAAAAACCAGATCTAATATTGTAATTATCTTTCAATTAGCAGACTATGAAAGCATGCGCAAAAAGATAAATGATTTATGTTGGTTTTGTGCGTCCTACTTAGGATAAAATGCACTTTTTTTTAATAATGAACAGTATTTTTTACCTAAATGAAACACGTTAATACAAAAAGACCAATTCAGTTAAGTGAATTGGCCTTTTGACGATATTAAATTACAAAAACATTCCAAAACGCGATAGCGATAATATCAACCTATAAGGCAGGATCACCGCGATCAATCACACCGAGATCATCATTCTCACGCATTTCACGCAATTTTTGCTCAACCTCAGTTGCCTCACGCTGACGCTTCCACATAGATGCATAAAGGCCATTTTCATTAAGCAGTTCCTGATGTCTACCACGCTCGACAATTTTACCACTTTTTAATACCAATATTTCATCAGCATCAATAATTGTCGATAGGCGGTGGGCAATAACGAGGGTTGTACGATTCTTACTCACCAGTTCGAGGGCTTGCTGAATATCCTGCTCCGTTGCCGTATCAAGCGCAGATGTCGCCTCGTCTAAAATAAGAATCGGCGGTGCTTTTAAGATAGTACGGGCAATAGCAATGCGCTGCTTTTCACCACCTGATAATTTTAAACCGCGCTCACCGACCATAGCATTGTAGCCCTGTGGTAAGTTTTCAATAAAATTAGAAATTTGCGCAAGTTCTGCAGCCCGCTTCACTTCTTCAAAACTGGCGTCGGGCCGACCATAGCGAATATTATAGGCAATAGTGTCATTAAAAAGGACTGTATCTTGCGGCACCATACCAATAGCATGGCGAAGGCTTTGCTGTGTTACATCGCGCACATCTTGCCCATCAATTGAAACTGAACCAGATTGAACATCATAAAACCTAAATAAAAGCCGCGAAATAGTTGATTTACCAGCACCCGACGGCCCAACAATTGCGACTGTTTTACCACTTGGCACTTCAAAGCTAATGCCTTTTAAAATTGCTCTATCTTCATCATAAGCAAATTTGACCTCATCAAAACGAATTGTCCCCCCTTCAATCTTCAAAGGTTTTGCATCTGCTTTGTCGGTAATTTCCTGCGGAACATCTAAAAGATCAAACATTTGCTCAATATCGGTTAAGCCTTGGCGCACTTCTCGATAAATAAACCCAATGAAATTCATTGGAATGGAGAGCTGGATCATAAGCGTATTAATAAAAACAAAGTCACCAACGCTTTGAGTACCATTGGCAATTTCACGCACTGAAAGCACCATCATCATCATCAAGCCAACACCAAAAATCACTGCTTGGCCAAAATTGAGCCAACCTAGTGATATCCACGTCTTAACGGCTGCAGTTTCATAGCGCTCCATAGATGCGTCGAAGCGCTTAGCTTCCATATCCTCATTACCAAAATATTTTACCGTTTCAAAATTTAACAATGAATCAATCGCACGAGTATTGGCTTCAGTATCTGAATCATTCATTTGTCGTCGAATTGCAATGCGCCAATCACTGGCTTTGATGGTAAACCATGTATAGGCAACCACCGTTACAACCACGACAACGACATATTCAAAACCGCAAGAAATCCATAGAACAAAGGCTGTTAGGGCAAATTCGAGCAAAGTTGGTGCTGTATTTAAAATGGTAAAGCGAACAATTGCCTCAATACCTTTAGTGCCACGCTCAATAACCCTAGATAATCCACCCGTGCGTCGCTCCAAATGAAAGCGTAGTGATAATTGATGCATATGAATAAAGGTTTGATAGGCAAGCTTGCGTACCGCATGCTGGCCAACAGCAGCAAAAAGCGCATCACGTAATTGGTTTAAACCAGCTTGAATGATACGGGCCACATTATAGGCAGCAACCAGCATTAATGGCGTCACTAGCGCTGGCATTAACCAGCCTGGCGCTTTGAAGCTACCTCCCAAGGCTTCAGTGGCATATTTGAAAAAATAAGGCACCAAAATAAGCACAAGTTTTGAAGCGACAAGATAAAACAACGCCCATAAAACGCGACGCTTTAACTTTGGCTGATCTGTTGGCCACATATAAGGCCATAAATTATAAAGCGTTTTAAAGGTTGCACCAGAATCAGCCGAAACTGTTTTACTGCCGTTATTATTTTCGGCCGAACTATCACTCATTTTTTTAAATCTTTTTCTAATACTTGTGCAACAATGATTTATTGCTTTGGTGGCAATGCCAATCTTTGCCCTGCTTGAACATTGTGAGGATTTTCCAACACGTGTCGGTTCAATTGATAAATTTTATCAGCAAAATTATAATCACCATAGAGGCGTTGGGCTATTTGTGAAAGTGTCTCACCTGGGCGAACGACCACCGTTTCAACTGGCTTATTGGCAACATAATATTGTTCATTGGTTTTATTTAGGTTTGAAATTGTAAAAGGCAAAGTAACATTTGCGAATATCTGCCCCTTTTCATCTAATAATTGCGCTTTTAAAGCATAATCACCTTCAGCAAGTCTGTTGGTACGCTCAATACAAAAACGCCCCGTTTCTTTGATAAACTCAGAACCTAATATAAGATCAAGATTATGGATTGCAACCCGGCGATTTGCTGGTGCATTACCACATACAATAAAGTGCCCATTTTCATAGGCAATATATTCAACCGTAAATCCAAGCTTCTCCGAAGCACCATCATCGCCAGAAACGTTATTTAACGGATAGACGATTCGTTGGGTGCCATTTGGTTCATCAATAATTGCGGTTATCGGTGCACTACCATCATTATTGACACTTACAACGAGTGTTTGGACAGATGTTGCAGACTGACCATTTTTATCAGTAGAACGCAAAACATAACGGTATTCCCCTACTCGCGGCCTTTTTATGAGACCAATTTCGAAATTGCCATTTTCATCTGCGCGTATTTGGCCTAATAGTTTTGCTCCGCATACAAGATCAATTTCGCTAAAGGGATCAGCTTTACCAGTAATAATAATTTTACCTTGCGCATCAATTGAAAAAGTGGTGAAAACTGGTGCTGTAACCGAAGCTGGAAATGCAATAGCCGATTGAGCAACGGCAAAACGCACTGGCTCTGCAGATACTGACAACAAACCGCCTAATAGCATTATTATAAAAGCTCTAGCGAATAATTTAACATTTATTCTTTGCAAAACTCTGCCTTGATATTTATCATTGTAATGTCTTAATTTGGGCATCCTCGAAAATAGCATAAATATACCTTCAAGACATATGCTTCAAGAAAAATGCTCGAATTAATTGCGGATTGTCTTAATTTGTTGATAAAAACAAAAAAGCTAATGAATAACAGGCTATTTTGACGCATTTGAAAATTTTAGAATATATCGTTATTATTAACGTAAAGCATTATATTTTAAAATAAATTAAAAAATATTTGTCCCTCATTTAATTCTACAACACATAAGGTCAGCTTTTAAATTTCTGTGGTTAATTCTAGTGTTAAAAAGGCAGTGTATAGAATAAAGAAATATCGCTTAATCCAAAAAGAGGAAAAAACATGCAAAAAATTGACTATATTTGTGTTTATTGCGGGTCTAGCGCTGGCGAAAACCCTATCTATGTCAAGGCTGCTGAATTGTTTGGCGAGGCCTTAGCTAAAGCTAATATTGGGCTTGTTTATGGCGGTGGTAGTCGTGGTATAATGGGCGCAGTCGCCCAAAGTGTCAAAGCACATGGCGGCAATGTCATTGGAATCATCCCAGAATTTTTATTAAGCAAAGAGGCACCAGATGCCGCAATCATAGACCTTGATGAGTTAATCATTGTTGATACTATGCATCGGCGCAAAACATTAATGTTTGAAAAAGCGGATGCTTTTGTCACCTTTCCAGGCGGTATAGGTACTTTAGAAGAAATTATTGAAATGATGACATGGGCACAATTGGGCCATCATAGTAAGCCAATGGTTTTTGCCAATATTAATGACTACTGGAAACCTTTAGCAGAGCTTTTACGTCACATGGCCGACGAAGGGTTCTTTCATAGCGCCAGTAAAGTTAAACCGCTTTTTATAAATAATGTTGATGATATTCTTCCATCAATAAATAATATTTCTTAAATTGCCGCCTTTTAAATTAATGGCGCGGCTCTAAATAATATTTGTGAATTAGAAAGTTAAAAAGAGACGCGTCATGCACGATTACTTGGCAAATTATTCCGATGTTACTTTGAAATTAATTGTCGGGCTTGCGGTATTTCTGTTGGTATTGCGCACAACCGGGCGTGGCAGCCTTAGCCAAATGACACCGATTGACCTTGTAAGCAACTTTGTTATGGGTGGCATTATAGGTGGCGTCATTTACAATCCAGCAACTGGGATTCTGCATTTTTTAGGAGTTTTGTTTATTTGGGAAGCATTGGTGATTTTAGTTAATTATTCTCGTAAACATTTCCCGTTTATTCGCGATATTGTTGCAGGTGGTGATTTACCACTTGTTATTGATGGCAAATACCAAATTAAAAACTTCAAACGCATCGGCTTAGATGTAAATGATTTTGTCACTATGCTGCGCATTAAAGGCGCAGCGCCCCATGAAGTTGCTTTTGCCAATTTTGAATCGAATGGCTCATTATCGGTTATCAAAAAAGAAGAAGATCGCGTATCCGTTATTTTAATTAAAAATGGTGAAATTATCAAAGATAATCTTGAGCTTGCTCACAAAACTGAACAATGGGTCCAAGACCAAGTTAAAAAACAAAAAGTCGAGCTTGAAAATATTTATCTGGCTGAATGGTTTGAAGAAAAAACGCCCACAGGTAGGGAAAGGAACGGTTTATTTATTGTTCCTATACCCAAAGATAGCGACTGAACTCCTCAAAGAATTGTAATTTAATAAACTGAGATGACTTTTATCTCATTAAGCCAGCAAATATTTAGGTTAAATCACAAAATACGAACAACTACATTAATGAGAAAGTTAAAAACCTATCAAACAATAAAAAAGGTGCCCGAAAGGACACCTTTAAAATGCAAAAAGTTTGAAAAAACTAATCTTTAAAACGTC
Protein-coding sequences here:
- a CDS encoding alpha/beta hydrolase, which codes for MAKPTIILVHGFWGNSLHWQHVIPLLVDKDFEVKAIEIPLTSLADDIERTNKMINQVEGPVLLVGHSYGGAVITEAGNNEKVVGLVYIAAFAPDKGESAGSLTGQNPPEAISAIEGDSDGYLWLKVEEYNRSFCQDLRKTDTIAMAHAQKAPLANSFNDTIEHPAWKKKPSWYQISSNDRMISPVNQKNMANRLKAKMIIELDASHASLISKANEVAKIIMEAAETF
- a CDS encoding valine--tRNA ligase, with the translated sequence MLEKNYDSKAIEPRIAKEWEDKGTFKAGAGSKPGAEAFAVVIPPPNVTGSLHMGHALNNTIQDILVRFERMRGKNVLWQPGMDHAGIATQMVVERQLAERKEPGRRELGRTKFVERIWQWRHESGGMIANQLRRLGASCDWSRERFTMDEGLSKAVLEVFVTLHRQGLIYKDKRLVNWDPKLNTAISDLEVEQREVNGNLWHFRYPLEGKVFNLEDETSFIVVATTRPESMLGDSGIAVNPEDPRYKALIGTYAILPFVGRKIEIVGDDYADPEAGSGAVKITPAHDFNDFEVGKRNNLRAINIMTPDAKITLRGNDDFMEGLQQDDTLNRLLDQLDGMDRFAARKLIVEMMEEAGYLAKIEAHLHKVPHGDRGGVPIEPLLTDQWYVNAGELAKPAIEAVRKGRTTIVPANWDKTYYHWMENIEPWCISRQLWWGHQIPAWYGPDGTIFVEKSEEEAREAALKHYGEVVELKRDEDVLDTWFSSALWPFSTMGWPEKTAELATYYPTSVVVTGFDILFFWVARMMMMGIHFMEDVPFDTIYMHALVRDKDGAKMSKSKGNVIDPLELMDEYGADALRFTLAIMAAQGRDVKLDPTRIAGYRNFATKLWNATRFAEMNGAAHDQNFKPENVSLPLNRWILTELSRTVGEVTSGIESYRFNDAAASLYRFVWNFFCDWYLELIKPVFLGDDEVQKQETRACVAWCLDEIYKLLHPFMPFITEELWAHTAGENQSRDAMLVVTKWPNINYQDKQAADDINWLIDVVSGIRSLRVEMNVSAGAMAPLVVLESDQLTKDRLERHEVALKRLARLESITLANVAPEQAAQTVISGVTFSLPLGSLIDFDAERARLNKSIGKIDIEIGKLSSKLNNEKFVVNARPDVVEAERARLEECSQEREKLEKALARLG
- the pssA gene encoding CDP-diacylglycerol--serine O-phosphatidyltransferase translates to MKSASPFPPFEPDNNSDSEQHKRRAPIAMRYLVPNVITVLAIVAGLSSIRMAIEHRFESAIFMMLIAAVLDGIDGRIARLMNGSSPFGEQMDSLADAINFGVAPAIICYIYILDQARNFGWMAAVVYCVACCLRLARFNVALERHDTPDWQKHYFVGIPAPAGGCLLVLPIYLGAFDLPVNHVTGIIFSIYTLAIAFLMVSKLPVYNGKSIGKGVRRDIVVPLMLVIVAYVVLLVSYTWLTLTISAFLYLIFLPISVFTYHRQEQKEKLRNFDKDIAQS
- a CDS encoding phosphatidylserine decarboxylase — its product is MSIMRSIGNNFVPIHKEGYPFIAVFFVVSLLLGWAWAPLFWAGLVLTIWCIYFFRDPERFTPVAEGLVISPADGKISFVGEMIAPKELNLGDEPVIRISVFMNVFSCHVNRIPIDGKIKSMVYHPGKFANAELDKASETNERNCVVLETKHGDIGVVQVAGLVARRIVWWVHDGAEVEAGKRFGLIRFGSRLDVYLPKSANIRVGVGQTAVAGETVLAMFDEGESLTDFRMD
- a CDS encoding ABCB family ABC transporter ATP-binding protein/permease; amino-acid sequence: MSDSSAENNNGSKTVSADSGATFKTLYNLWPYMWPTDQPKLKRRVLWALFYLVASKLVLILVPYFFKYATEALGGSFKAPGWLMPALVTPLMLVAAYNVARIIQAGLNQLRDALFAAVGQHAVRKLAYQTFIHMHQLSLRFHLERRTGGLSRVIERGTKGIEAIVRFTILNTAPTLLEFALTAFVLWISCGFEYVVVVVVTVVAYTWFTIKASDWRIAIRRQMNDSDTEANTRAIDSLLNFETVKYFGNEDMEAKRFDASMERYETAAVKTWISLGWLNFGQAVIFGVGLMMMMVLSVREIANGTQSVGDFVFINTLMIQLSIPMNFIGFIYREVRQGLTDIEQMFDLLDVPQEITDKADAKPLKIEGGTIRFDEVKFAYDEDRAILKGISFEVPSGKTVAIVGPSGAGKSTISRLLFRFYDVQSGSVSIDGQDVRDVTQQSLRHAIGMVPQDTVLFNDTIAYNIRYGRPDASFEEVKRAAELAQISNFIENLPQGYNAMVGERGLKLSGGEKQRIAIARTILKAPPILILDEATSALDTATEQDIQQALELVSKNRTTLVIAHRLSTIIDADEILVLKSGKIVERGRHQELLNENGLYASMWKRQREATEVEQKLREMRENDDLGVIDRGDPAL
- a CDS encoding LysM peptidoglycan-binding domain-containing protein; the protein is MSVSAEPVRFAVAQSAIAFPASVTAPVFTTFSIDAQGKIIITGKADPFSEIDLVCGAKLLGQIRADENGNFEIGLIKRPRVGEYRYVLRSTDKNGQSATSVQTLVVSVNNDGSAPITAIIDEPNGTQRIVYPLNNVSGDDGASEKLGFTVEYIAYENGHFIVCGNAPANRRVAIHNLDLILGSEFIKETGRFCIERTNRLAEGDYALKAQLLDEKGQIFANVTLPFTISNLNKTNEQYYVANKPVETVVVRPGETLSQIAQRLYGDYNFADKIYQLNRHVLENPHNVQAGQRLALPPKQ
- a CDS encoding TIGR00730 family Rossman fold protein; translated protein: MQKIDYICVYCGSSAGENPIYVKAAELFGEALAKANIGLVYGGGSRGIMGAVAQSVKAHGGNVIGIIPEFLLSKEAPDAAIIDLDELIIVDTMHRRKTLMFEKADAFVTFPGGIGTLEEIIEMMTWAQLGHHSKPMVFANINDYWKPLAELLRHMADEGFFHSASKVKPLFINNVDDILPSINNIS
- a CDS encoding DUF421 domain-containing protein, with product MHDYLANYSDVTLKLIVGLAVFLLVLRTTGRGSLSQMTPIDLVSNFVMGGIIGGVIYNPATGILHFLGVLFIWEALVILVNYSRKHFPFIRDIVAGGDLPLVIDGKYQIKNFKRIGLDVNDFVTMLRIKGAAPHEVAFANFESNGSLSVIKKEEDRVSVILIKNGEIIKDNLELAHKTEQWVQDQVKKQKVELENIYLAEWFEEKTPTGRERNGLFIVPIPKDSD